From one Oscillospiraceae bacterium genomic stretch:
- the cysE gene encoding serine O-acetyltransferase, with protein MFDYLRADIKAVKERDPAARSSFEIFLLYPSVCALFWHRIAHKLLKIKLKFLARMISQIVRFFTGIEIHPGATIKKGCFIDHGMGVVIGETAEIGENCTIYQGVTLGGTGKDVGKRHPTIGNNVLIGSGAKVLGPFTVGDNSKIAANAVVLNSVPPNCTCVGVPARIVKIDNIRVKDELDQTHIPDPISQELCKVLHRVRDLEKEIEKLKKDGKNNESL; from the coding sequence ATGTTTGATTACTTAAGAGCAGATATAAAAGCAGTTAAAGAAAGAGACCCTGCGGCAAGAAGCAGTTTTGAAATTTTTCTTTTATATCCATCTGTTTGCGCACTTTTCTGGCACAGAATTGCTCATAAACTTTTAAAAATAAAACTTAAATTTTTAGCACGTATGATTTCGCAGATTGTAAGATTTTTTACAGGGATTGAAATCCATCCTGGTGCGACCATTAAAAAAGGTTGTTTTATCGATCACGGTATGGGTGTAGTTATCGGTGAAACTGCCGAAATAGGCGAAAACTGTACTATTTATCAGGGAGTTACCCTTGGAGGTACAGGTAAAGATGTCGGGAAACGTCATCCCACAATCGGCAACAATGTGCTAATCGGCTCGGGTGCAAAAGTTTTAGGGCCTTTTACTGTCGGCGATAATTCGAAAATTGCGGCAAATGCAGTTGTACTAAATTCAGTTCCGCCTAACTGCACATGTGTAGGTGTACCTGCAAGAATAGTGAAAATTGATAATATAAGAGTAAAAGACGAACTTGACCAGACTCATATTCCTGACCCGATAAGCCAGGAACTATGTAAGGTACTGCACAGAGTCAGAGATTTGGAAAAAGAGATAGA